A DNA window from Halorubrum sp. DM2 contains the following coding sequences:
- a CDS encoding helix-turn-helix domain-containing protein: MTDQPARREAVELLQQLGLKEYEARCFVALSRLPSATAKEISERSGVPRTRVYNAARVLESKGLVEARHASPKRYRAIAVDEATDLLRDEYQSLTDSLREDLRSIDPVESDEGSDPHQTVWTLSNAPAITNRMRRLVEGAEDEVVLLVGREGEVAEPLRRTLRDAHGRGVSVVVGATTDALRRSFEDCRDVDTISLRDTWIEQSAAAGTDAEIGRVLLVDRETVLITTVHADGRGERREEAVFCQGSANGVATIVRRAVLALLPADDVAAVAQQSGVS, from the coding sequence GTGACCGACCAGCCGGCTCGCCGCGAGGCCGTCGAACTCCTCCAACAGCTCGGACTGAAGGAGTACGAGGCGCGGTGTTTCGTCGCGCTTTCCCGGCTCCCGTCCGCGACCGCGAAAGAGATCAGCGAGCGCTCCGGGGTCCCTCGAACGCGGGTGTACAACGCGGCGCGGGTGCTGGAGTCGAAGGGGCTCGTCGAAGCCCGGCACGCGAGTCCGAAGCGGTACCGCGCCATCGCGGTCGACGAGGCGACCGACCTGCTCAGAGACGAGTACCAGTCGCTGACCGACTCGCTCCGAGAGGACTTACGGTCGATCGACCCCGTCGAGTCCGACGAGGGGTCGGACCCTCACCAGACGGTTTGGACCTTATCGAACGCCCCGGCGATCACGAATCGGATGCGTCGCCTCGTCGAGGGGGCCGAGGACGAGGTCGTCCTGCTGGTCGGACGCGAAGGCGAGGTAGCCGAACCGCTGCGCCGGACGCTGCGAGACGCCCACGGGCGGGGCGTCTCCGTCGTCGTCGGAGCGACGACCGACGCGCTCCGGCGGTCGTTCGAGGACTGTCGCGACGTCGATACGATCTCGCTGCGGGACACGTGGATCGAGCAGTCTGCCGCCGCCGGCACCGACGCCGAGATCGGTCGCGTGCTCCTCGTCGACCGGGAGACGGTGCTGATAACCACGGTCCACGCGGACGGCCGCGGAGAACGCCGCGAGGAGGCGGTGTTCTGTCAGGGCTCCGCCAACGGCGTCGCGACGATCGTTCGCCGTGCGGTCCTCGCGCTCCTCCCCGCGGACGACGTGGCGGCCGTGGCCCAGCAGTCCGGCGTCTCCTGA
- a CDS encoding TIM barrel protein, translating to MAASGYDGVEFAHRFRREPSEEVAAALDDTGLAPAAVHADLPTIEAALAGEDDLLERCATVDCDRIVVAHPDSTHFHTRESVRALADRLNDAATALDDRGVELGVHNDRRWLSPLLPGGVETLIDATPIPDGADEYLQEATRRLRARNAGKIPRRTPLWQLIAETDPGAVWFELDVAELRAGGVAPTEALSLLDDRVKMLHLRDVTPGPGLDDYESVPHGDGVVDMEGALDVAGDADLEWLVYENELDTPPETKIDDGRRFFDRMPGERSPTNGSVSLRAQAER from the coding sequence GTGGCAGCGAGCGGATACGACGGCGTGGAGTTCGCCCATCGGTTTCGGCGGGAACCGTCCGAAGAGGTCGCCGCCGCGCTCGACGACACCGGGCTCGCACCGGCCGCGGTACACGCGGACCTCCCGACCATCGAAGCCGCTCTCGCCGGTGAGGACGACCTGTTGGAGCGGTGTGCGACCGTCGACTGTGATCGGATCGTCGTCGCCCACCCCGACTCGACGCACTTTCACACCCGCGAGTCCGTCCGCGCGCTCGCGGACCGCCTGAACGACGCCGCGACGGCCCTAGACGACCGGGGAGTGGAACTGGGGGTACACAACGACCGGCGATGGCTGTCCCCGTTGCTGCCGGGCGGCGTCGAGACGCTCATCGACGCGACGCCGATACCCGACGGAGCGGACGAGTATCTCCAGGAGGCGACTCGGCGGCTTCGGGCTCGAAACGCGGGGAAGATTCCGCGCAGGACGCCGCTCTGGCAGCTCATCGCGGAAACGGATCCGGGTGCCGTCTGGTTCGAACTCGACGTCGCCGAGCTCCGCGCCGGCGGCGTCGCGCCGACCGAGGCGCTGTCGTTGCTCGACGACCGGGTGAAGATGCTCCACCTCCGCGACGTGACTCCCGGTCCCGGGCTCGACGACTACGAGAGCGTCCCGCACGGTGACGGCGTCGTGGACATGGAAGGGGCCCTCGATGTCGCCGGTGACGCCGACCTCGAATGGCTCGTGTACGAGAACGAACTGGACACGCCTCCAGAGACGAAAATCGACGACGGCAGACGGTTCTTCGATCGGATGCCCGGAGAGCGCTCCCCGACGAACGGATCGGTTTCCCTACGGGCGCAAGCCGAACGATGA
- the glmS gene encoding glutamine--fructose-6-phosphate transaminase (isomerizing), protein MCGIVARVGAGDDAVDELLVGLDNLEYRGYDSAGIAVQNGCGVEVRKCAGGIDDLRSALATGRPSGSIGIGHTRWSTHGPPTDANAHPHTDCAGDVAVVHNGIIENYDELRRTLSKAGHVFKSDTDTEVIPHLIESALSDGAAPAAAFRAAVDRIEGSYAVAAVVGGREAVYAARNDSPLVVGAGDSAQYLGSDVPAFLQFTDRVAYLEDGDVVRVTPSGFTVTDERGERVRRAVETVDWDPQDTGKGEYDHYMLKEINEQPTALGRSVSGRTDPAAGEVDLDGFPPGTFDGIERVHLIAMGTSYHAAMYAESLLAGRGVPARAFMSSEYATAPPPEEDGTLVIAISQSGETADTIAAVRAASAERTMVVTNVVGSSLTRECDDTLLVRAGPEIGVAATKSFSSQVATLSLLSERIRRDVVGSPSPDAAAFLSALTELPGYVRQVVESTAAEAVADAFADSDAYFFIGRGPGHSVALEGALKFKEITYEHAEGFTAAELKHGPLALVTEDTPVFAVFDGREGDTETLGNVKEIRARGGPVIAVASEDAPDLEGIADHVLPVPATHPDLVGVLANVQLQLVAYHAAKRRGRSIDKPRNLAKSVTV, encoded by the coding sequence ATGTGCGGCATCGTGGCTCGCGTCGGAGCAGGCGACGACGCGGTAGACGAACTCCTCGTCGGGCTGGACAACCTCGAATACCGCGGCTACGACTCGGCCGGGATCGCGGTTCAGAACGGCTGTGGCGTCGAGGTCCGCAAGTGCGCCGGCGGTATCGACGACCTGCGGAGTGCGCTCGCGACGGGCCGGCCGAGCGGTTCCATCGGCATCGGCCACACGCGCTGGAGCACCCACGGTCCGCCGACCGACGCGAACGCCCACCCGCACACGGACTGTGCCGGCGACGTCGCGGTCGTCCACAACGGGATCATCGAGAACTACGACGAACTCCGTCGAACGCTCTCGAAGGCGGGCCACGTCTTCAAGAGCGACACGGACACCGAGGTCATCCCGCATCTGATCGAGTCGGCGCTGTCGGACGGGGCCGCCCCGGCGGCGGCGTTCCGCGCGGCCGTCGACCGGATCGAGGGGAGCTACGCCGTCGCCGCCGTCGTCGGCGGGCGAGAGGCGGTGTACGCGGCCCGGAACGACTCGCCGCTGGTGGTCGGCGCGGGCGACTCGGCGCAGTACCTCGGCAGCGACGTCCCCGCGTTCCTGCAGTTCACCGACCGCGTGGCGTACCTCGAAGACGGCGATGTCGTCCGAGTCACTCCGAGCGGATTCACGGTCACCGACGAGCGCGGCGAGCGCGTTCGCCGGGCGGTCGAGACCGTCGACTGGGACCCCCAAGACACCGGGAAAGGCGAGTACGACCACTACATGCTCAAGGAGATAAACGAACAGCCGACCGCCCTCGGGCGGTCCGTCAGCGGTCGCACGGACCCCGCCGCGGGGGAGGTCGACCTCGACGGGTTCCCGCCCGGGACCTTCGACGGGATCGAACGGGTCCACCTGATCGCGATGGGTACGTCGTACCACGCGGCGATGTACGCCGAGTCGCTGTTGGCGGGCCGGGGCGTTCCGGCCCGCGCGTTCATGTCCTCCGAGTACGCGACGGCCCCGCCGCCCGAGGAGGACGGGACGCTCGTGATAGCGATCTCGCAGAGCGGCGAGACCGCGGACACGATAGCGGCCGTCAGGGCGGCCAGCGCGGAGCGGACGATGGTGGTGACGAACGTCGTCGGCTCGTCGCTGACGCGGGAGTGCGACGACACGCTGTTGGTCCGCGCCGGGCCCGAGATCGGCGTGGCCGCGACGAAGTCGTTCTCCTCGCAGGTGGCGACGCTGTCGCTCCTCAGCGAACGGATCCGCCGAGACGTGGTCGGCTCGCCCTCCCCGGACGCGGCGGCCTTCCTGTCCGCGCTGACCGAGCTGCCCGGGTACGTCCGGCAGGTCGTCGAGAGCACCGCGGCCGAGGCGGTCGCCGACGCGTTCGCCGACTCCGACGCGTACTTCTTCATCGGACGCGGGCCGGGTCACTCCGTCGCGCTGGAGGGGGCGCTGAAGTTCAAGGAGATCACCTACGAACACGCCGAGGGGTTCACCGCCGCCGAGCTGAAACACGGGCCGCTCGCGCTCGTCACCGAGGACACGCCGGTGTTCGCGGTGTTCGACGGGCGGGAGGGCGACACGGAGACGCTCGGGAACGTCAAGGAGATCCGAGCGCGGGGCGGCCCGGTGATCGCGGTGGCGAGCGAGGACGCCCCCGACCTCGAAGGGATCGCCGACCACGTGCTGCCGGTCCCCGCCACCCACCCGGACCTCGTGGGGGTCCTCGCGAACGTCCAGCTCCAGCTCGTCGCGTATCACGCCGCGAAGCGCCGCGGCCGGTCGATCGACAAGCCGCGCAACCTCGCGAAGAGCGTCACGGTCTGA
- a CDS encoding ribonuclease HI family protein: protein MDRLPTGTLSPLAARVDEVLARYDYEIGPAIAAIDGAVPGYGGLFDPGTTDGEIRSAAEEVLATDPSAAAERRPRSADDEVVLYVDGSSRGNPGPAGAGAVLRVADGPSVRLGRPVGARSENNTAEYAALHLGLEALTARYEPATVEVRIDSRTVIDDVWGDAEGFAAAARYRPAIRERLAALPACEWTHLADSDPNPADARAAVGADIAALGP, encoded by the coding sequence GTGGACCGACTCCCCACGGGCACGCTCTCCCCGCTCGCCGCCCGCGTCGACGAGGTCCTCGCGCGGTACGACTACGAGATCGGTCCCGCGATAGCCGCCATCGACGGTGCCGTCCCCGGATACGGCGGACTGTTCGACCCGGGGACCACCGACGGGGAGATCCGAAGCGCCGCCGAGGAGGTGCTCGCCACCGATCCGTCCGCGGCGGCGGAGCGCCGGCCGAGATCGGCCGACGACGAGGTCGTTCTCTACGTCGACGGGAGCTCGCGGGGAAACCCCGGACCGGCCGGCGCGGGCGCGGTGCTCCGGGTCGCGGACGGACCGAGCGTCCGGCTCGGTCGACCGGTCGGCGCGCGCTCGGAGAACAACACCGCGGAGTACGCGGCCCTCCATCTCGGCCTCGAAGCGCTGACGGCACGGTACGAGCCGGCGACCGTCGAGGTCCGGATCGACTCGCGGACCGTCATCGACGACGTCTGGGGCGACGCGGAGGGATTCGCCGCGGCGGCACGCTACAGGCCGGCAATCCGCGAGCGCCTCGCGGCGCTGCCCGCGTGCGAGTGGACGCACTTGGCCGACAGCGATCCGAACCCGGCGGACGCCCGCGCCGCCGTCGGCGCGGATATCGCCGCGCTCGGGCCGTGA
- a CDS encoding lipopolysaccharide biosynthesis protein — protein sequence MRDRLRAIVEKLVPRGTVVQQAAKGGVWMTMIRFLSQGSYLLMLVVLARLLSPRDFGILGVALLTLSAMKRFSDIGINTALVQQKAADIDEYLNTAWMLAIGRGVLIVVVLFFAAPFIAGFFGEADSELAAIIRVIAFSPLLSGLQNPAVVYFQKDLEFHKEFVYQTTSSFARFVVGIGYALVSPTVWALVAGFVSVSASKVVLSYALHDYRPRPSVDRETLWELVHYGKWITGSSITKFVHSEGDDAFVGWFLSATALGFYQYAHRIADMPATQFTAVISSVTFPAYSKLQDDPAALKDALLGTTRLVALVTFPLSAGMALIAPSFVPVALGDEWEPMILPLQLLSVFGLLHGITRHFGGVFNALDRPDYNMKLDTVRIVCLAAVIWPATAQWGVAGTAGAIIGVYLFPMFPLDVYAVSTLTRAHPFEVLYEYVYPAVGSAVMFGVLWYAHGLVDVSPLVELLFTVPIGAVVYTLTVLLLDELFSWGIKRDLRYVVAEVRS from the coding sequence ATGAGGGACCGACTCCGGGCGATCGTCGAGAAGCTGGTTCCGAGGGGGACTGTCGTCCAGCAGGCCGCGAAGGGGGGCGTCTGGATGACCATGATCCGTTTCCTCAGTCAGGGGTCGTACCTCCTGATGCTGGTCGTTCTCGCGCGGTTGCTCTCCCCCCGTGACTTCGGTATTCTCGGCGTCGCGCTGTTGACGCTGAGCGCGATGAAACGGTTCAGCGATATCGGTATAAACACCGCGCTCGTCCAGCAGAAGGCGGCGGACATCGACGAGTACCTGAACACCGCGTGGATGCTTGCGATCGGTCGCGGGGTACTGATCGTCGTCGTACTGTTTTTCGCAGCGCCGTTCATCGCGGGATTCTTCGGCGAGGCTGACTCGGAGCTGGCGGCCATCATTCGCGTCATCGCGTTCTCGCCGCTTCTGTCAGGGCTCCAGAACCCGGCCGTCGTTTACTTCCAGAAGGACCTCGAGTTCCACAAGGAGTTCGTCTACCAGACGACAAGCAGCTTCGCCCGCTTCGTCGTCGGCATCGGGTACGCGCTCGTCAGCCCGACCGTGTGGGCGCTCGTCGCCGGATTCGTCAGCGTGAGCGCGTCGAAAGTGGTGTTGTCGTACGCCCTTCACGACTACCGTCCCAGACCGTCGGTGGACCGCGAGACGCTGTGGGAACTCGTCCACTACGGGAAGTGGATCACGGGATCGTCCATCACGAAGTTCGTCCACAGCGAGGGCGACGACGCGTTCGTCGGGTGGTTCCTCTCCGCGACCGCGCTCGGGTTCTACCAGTACGCCCACCGGATCGCAGACATGCCCGCCACACAGTTCACGGCGGTGATCTCGTCGGTCACCTTCCCGGCGTACTCGAAGCTACAGGACGACCCCGCAGCGCTCAAGGACGCGCTGCTGGGAACGACTCGATTGGTCGCGCTTGTCACTTTCCCCCTCTCGGCCGGGATGGCGCTTATCGCGCCGTCGTTCGTCCCGGTCGCGCTCGGCGACGAGTGGGAGCCGATGATTCTCCCCCTCCAGCTGCTGTCGGTGTTCGGGCTCCTTCACGGGATAACGCGGCACTTCGGCGGGGTGTTCAACGCCCTCGATCGCCCCGATTACAACATGAAACTCGACACGGTCCGTATCGTCTGTCTCGCGGCCGTCATCTGGCCGGCAACGGCACAGTGGGGCGTCGCAGGGACCGCGGGTGCCATCATCGGCGTCTACCTCTTCCCGATGTTCCCGCTCGACGTCTACGCCGTCTCGACGCTCACCCGAGCCCACCCCTTCGAGGTCCTCTACGAGTACGTCTACCCGGCGGTCGGGTCGGCGGTCATGTTCGGGGTCCTCTGGTACGCGCACGGACTCGTCGACGTCTCTCCGCTGGTCGAACTGTTGTTCACGGTGCCGATCGGGGCCGTCGTGTACACCCTCACGGTGCTGCTGCTCGACGAGCTGTTCAGTTGGGGTATCAAACGGGACCTCCGGTACGTCGTCGCCGAAGTACGGAGCTAG
- a CDS encoding HalOD1 output domain-containing protein: MTDVDQIGSEFGAGSADEHRATYDWALTAPSAGVVETVADATNRGPLTLPQLYDSVDPDALDSLFRSGDRAVSVSFAFADCEVSVGGDGEVVVRRIGPDPGQ; encoded by the coding sequence ATGACCGACGTTGACCAAATCGGCTCCGAGTTCGGAGCCGGGAGCGCCGACGAACATCGGGCCACGTACGACTGGGCGCTGACCGCCCCGAGCGCCGGCGTCGTCGAGACGGTGGCCGACGCGACGAACCGCGGTCCGCTGACGCTTCCCCAGCTGTACGACTCCGTCGACCCGGACGCGCTGGACTCGCTGTTTCGCTCGGGGGACAGAGCGGTGTCCGTCTCGTTCGCGTTCGCCGACTGCGAGGTGAGCGTCGGCGGCGACGGCGAAGTCGTCGTTCGACGGATCGGCCCCGATCCGGGACAGTAG
- a CDS encoding helix-turn-helix domain-containing protein: MDTSDNVEDAVQILQQLGLKEYEARCFVGLTRLDTGTAKKLSEITEVPRTRVYDAIRVLEAQGLVEVQHSSPQQFRAVPLAEATETLRDQYEERVERLHDALDTIEIVDEGDRSAVQQIWAISGHEAINNRTCQLIEAATEEVVLVVGDESLLTEELVETLTDVDDDIDLIVGTLTEPLRDEVEAAVPRATTFVSGLEWLRDDEATDHETAVGRLLLIDRSSILVSSILLDGNREQAVYGEGFGNGFVVIARRLMAHGLIPGQDAE, from the coding sequence ATGGACACATCAGACAACGTGGAGGACGCGGTCCAGATCCTCCAGCAACTCGGCTTGAAGGAGTACGAGGCTCGATGCTTCGTCGGACTGACTCGGCTCGACACGGGAACCGCGAAGAAACTCAGCGAGATAACGGAGGTCCCCCGAACGCGGGTGTACGACGCGATACGGGTCCTCGAAGCGCAGGGACTGGTCGAGGTCCAACATTCCAGTCCGCAGCAGTTCCGCGCGGTCCCGCTGGCAGAGGCGACCGAGACGCTCCGTGACCAGTACGAGGAGCGCGTCGAGCGGCTACACGACGCCCTCGACACGATCGAGATCGTCGACGAGGGCGACAGGTCCGCGGTCCAGCAGATATGGGCGATCTCCGGGCACGAGGCGATCAACAACCGGACGTGTCAGCTCATCGAGGCGGCCACCGAGGAGGTCGTGTTGGTCGTCGGCGACGAGTCGCTTCTGACCGAGGAGCTCGTCGAGACGCTCACCGACGTCGACGACGACATCGATCTGATAGTCGGGACGCTGACCGAACCGCTCCGAGACGAGGTCGAGGCGGCCGTCCCGCGCGCCACGACGTTCGTCTCCGGCCTGGAGTGGCTACGGGACGACGAGGCGACCGACCACGAGACCGCGGTCGGGCGGCTCCTGCTGATCGACCGCTCGTCGATTCTGGTGAGTTCGATCCTCCTCGACGGGAACCGAGAGCAGGCGGTCTACGGGGAGGGGTTCGGTAACGGCTTCGTCGTGATCGCCCGACGGCTGATGGCGCACGGGCTAATTCCCGGGCAAGACGCGGAGTAG
- the glmU gene encoding bifunctional sugar-1-phosphate nucleotidylyltransferase/acetyltransferase, giving the protein MYGVVLAAGRGTRMRPLTDRRPKPLLPVGNRSLLEQVFEAAREVVDEFVVVTGYRGDAIRESIGESYRDRPVHYVEQAEALGTAHAVAQAEPVVDDDFLVLNGDVVVDASLPRALAAAGAPAIAATEVEDPRAYGVLSTAADGSLADIVEKPDDPPTNLANVGCYAFEPEVFEYIDRTPESERGEYEITTTIDLLLGDGRRIDVARYDGTWLDVGRPWELLEANELALAELDAGDGATGATDAIAGTVEEGVHLHGPVVVEDGARLRSGVYVEGPALIREGADVGPNAYIRGSTVVGPGVHVGHSVEVKNSVLMADASVGHLSYVGDSVVGRGVNFGAGTNVANLRHDDENVRLTVKGERVDTGRRKLGVIAGDGAKTGINTSLNAGVKLGAGETTGPGEVLTRDRT; this is encoded by the coding sequence ATGTACGGAGTCGTGCTCGCGGCCGGCCGCGGGACCCGGATGCGACCGCTGACGGACCGCCGCCCGAAACCGCTCCTGCCGGTCGGGAACCGCTCGCTGCTCGAACAGGTGTTCGAGGCCGCCCGCGAAGTCGTCGACGAGTTCGTCGTCGTGACGGGGTACCGCGGCGACGCGATCCGCGAGTCGATCGGTGAGTCGTATCGCGACCGTCCGGTCCACTACGTCGAGCAGGCCGAGGCGCTGGGGACCGCCCACGCCGTGGCGCAGGCCGAGCCGGTCGTCGACGACGACTTCCTCGTACTCAACGGCGACGTGGTCGTGGACGCGTCGCTCCCCCGTGCGCTCGCAGCGGCGGGTGCGCCGGCGATCGCCGCCACCGAGGTCGAGGACCCGCGGGCGTACGGCGTGCTCTCGACCGCGGCCGACGGGTCGCTCGCGGACATCGTCGAGAAGCCCGACGACCCGCCGACGAACCTCGCGAACGTCGGCTGTTACGCGTTCGAGCCGGAAGTGTTCGAGTACATCGACCGGACACCCGAAAGCGAGCGCGGTGAGTACGAGATCACGACGACGATCGACCTCCTGCTCGGCGACGGTCGACGGATCGACGTGGCCCGCTACGACGGCACGTGGCTCGACGTCGGCCGTCCGTGGGAGCTCTTGGAAGCGAACGAGCTGGCGCTCGCGGAGTTGGACGCGGGTGACGGCGCGACGGGCGCGACGGACGCGATCGCCGGCACCGTCGAGGAGGGCGTCCATCTCCACGGGCCCGTCGTCGTCGAGGACGGCGCTCGACTCCGGTCCGGCGTCTACGTCGAAGGCCCGGCGCTGATCCGCGAGGGGGCCGACGTGGGACCGAACGCCTACATTCGCGGGTCGACCGTGGTGGGCCCGGGCGTCCACGTCGGCCACTCGGTCGAGGTGAAGAACTCGGTGCTCATGGCCGACGCGTCGGTGGGCCACCTCTCGTACGTCGGCGATTCGGTGGTGGGCCGCGGCGTCAACTTCGGCGCGGGAACGAACGTCGCCAACCTCAGACACGACGACGAGAACGTGCGCCTGACGGTCAAAGGCGAGCGCGTCGACACCGGTCGGCGAAAGCTCGGCGTGATCGCCGGCGACGGCGCGAAGACCGGTATCAACACCTCGCTGAACGCCGGCGTCAAGCTCGGTGCCGGCGAGACAACAGGTCCCGGAGAGGTCCTGACGCGCGACCGGACGTGA
- a CDS encoding HalOD1 output domain-containing protein, with protein MNRIEASGRGPAEVRTQYDWSVTSPSDAVVDAVSDAVDGGPTSFGPLYDRIDPDALNALFRSDAGDRTADGIRVSFSLAGRVVVVHGTGAVVVRTASGDGGDE; from the coding sequence GTGAATCGAATCGAAGCGTCAGGTCGCGGACCCGCCGAGGTCCGGACGCAGTACGACTGGTCGGTCACGAGTCCGTCGGACGCCGTCGTCGACGCCGTTTCGGACGCGGTCGACGGCGGCCCCACCTCGTTCGGCCCGCTGTACGATCGCATCGATCCCGACGCACTGAACGCGCTCTTCCGATCGGACGCCGGTGATCGGACGGCGGACGGAATCCGTGTCTCGTTTTCCCTCGCCGGCCGGGTCGTCGTCGTCCACGGTACCGGAGCGGTCGTCGTGCGAACGGCGTCCGGAGACGGTGGCGACGAGTGA
- the glmM gene encoding phosphoglucosamine mutase, with protein MFGTSGVRGPVGDEITAGLALDVGRALATDGAETVVIGRDARDSGAMLVRALLAGLTECGADAVDVGVEATPTVARAVAREGADAGVVVTASHNPAPDNGIKLWTASGRAFDEERNDRITEIVEAAAFDFADHDGIGTVEERDVVAGGDARRAHERALREAVSLPDDLSVVVDLGNGVGRVTADALHAAGCDVETLNAQRDGRFPGRPSEPTAENCGTACEVVAATDADLGVVHDGDADRLMAIDERGRFVAGDALLALFARREAGPGDRVAVPVDTSLLVADALAAVDAEVTYTPVGDAYVAAETTKPDVVFGGEPSGAWIWPAQTRCPDGPLAACTLAALVGAEGSLAAMVDDLPAYPIRRDSVRTEAKRVIVERVGEIAAAEYDDVSTLDGIRVETDAGWFLVRASGTEPLVRITAEARDEADAAALFETARDLVDRAAADRGQ; from the coding sequence ATGTTCGGAACAAGCGGCGTCCGCGGCCCGGTCGGCGACGAGATCACGGCCGGCCTCGCGCTCGACGTCGGGCGCGCGCTCGCGACCGACGGCGCGGAGACGGTCGTGATCGGGCGCGACGCCCGCGACAGCGGCGCGATGCTCGTGCGTGCGCTCCTCGCGGGGCTCACCGAATGCGGGGCCGACGCGGTCGACGTCGGCGTCGAGGCGACGCCCACGGTGGCCCGCGCCGTCGCCCGCGAGGGCGCGGACGCCGGCGTCGTCGTCACCGCCTCGCACAACCCTGCGCCCGACAACGGGATCAAGCTCTGGACGGCGTCCGGGCGGGCGTTCGACGAGGAGCGCAACGATCGGATCACCGAGATCGTCGAGGCGGCGGCGTTCGACTTCGCCGACCACGACGGGATCGGCACGGTCGAAGAGCGCGACGTGGTCGCGGGCGGCGACGCCCGACGCGCTCACGAGCGCGCGCTCCGCGAGGCCGTCTCGCTCCCGGACGACCTGTCCGTCGTCGTCGACCTCGGGAACGGGGTCGGTCGCGTGACCGCCGACGCGCTCCACGCGGCCGGCTGCGACGTGGAGACGCTCAACGCCCAACGCGACGGGCGCTTTCCCGGGCGGCCGAGCGAGCCGACGGCCGAGAACTGCGGGACCGCCTGCGAGGTCGTCGCGGCGACCGACGCCGACCTCGGCGTCGTCCACGACGGCGACGCCGACCGGCTGATGGCGATCGACGAGCGCGGGCGGTTCGTCGCCGGCGACGCGCTGCTCGCGCTGTTCGCGCGACGCGAGGCGGGGCCGGGCGACCGCGTGGCGGTCCCGGTGGACACGAGCCTCCTCGTCGCCGACGCGCTCGCGGCGGTCGACGCCGAGGTGACCTACACGCCCGTGGGCGACGCGTACGTCGCCGCGGAGACGACGAAGCCCGACGTGGTGTTCGGCGGCGAGCCCAGCGGGGCGTGGATCTGGCCGGCACAGACGCGGTGTCCGGACGGTCCTCTCGCCGCCTGTACCCTGGCCGCGCTGGTGGGCGCGGAGGGATCGCTCGCTGCGATGGTCGACGACCTCCCCGCGTATCCGATCCGGCGGGACTCGGTGCGCACCGAGGCGAAGCGGGTGATCGTCGAGCGCGTCGGCGAGATCGCGGCCGCCGAGTACGACGACGTCTCGACGCTCGACGGGATCCGCGTGGAGACCGACGCGGGCTGGTTCCTCGTGCGCGCGAGCGGCACCGAGCCGCTGGTGCGGATCACCGCCGAAGCGCGCGACGAGGCTGACGCCGCCGCGCTGTTCGAGACGGCCCGCGACCTCGTCGACCGGGCCGCCGCGGATCGCGGGCAGTAG
- a CDS encoding HalOD1 output domain-containing protein — protein MSGVYDEICVTVSETVSDALDEPVDALPPLSDAIDTDGLDAVMADDGDQDVTITFSYAEMFVCVRSDSTVYVRPQRSFEERSPDTRI, from the coding sequence ATGAGTGGGGTCTACGACGAGATATGCGTAACCGTGAGCGAGACCGTCTCGGACGCGCTCGACGAGCCGGTGGACGCGCTCCCGCCGCTCTCCGACGCGATCGACACCGACGGGCTGGACGCGGTGATGGCGGACGACGGGGACCAGGACGTGACGATCACGTTCTCGTACGCCGAGATGTTCGTCTGCGTCCGTTCCGACTCCACCGTGTACGTCCGTCCGCAGCGTTCGTTCGAGGAACGTTCCCCGGACACCCGCATCTGA
- a CDS encoding HalOD1 output domain-containing protein has protein sequence MNQFPPEQVVRAIAETESVPPDELDFSLENYVCTDALRSLVSHDSDSWRLQFETPDHTVELTGDGRIFVDSERIRTIS, from the coding sequence GTGAATCAATTCCCTCCCGAACAAGTCGTCAGAGCCATCGCCGAGACGGAGTCGGTGCCGCCCGACGAGCTCGACTTCTCGCTGGAGAACTACGTCTGTACGGACGCGTTACGCAGCCTCGTGAGCCACGACAGCGACTCGTGGCGACTCCAGTTCGAGACGCCGGATCACACCGTCGAACTCACCGGAGACGGTCGGATATTCGTCGACAGCGAGCGAATTCGGACCATCTCCTGA